The Xiphophorus couchianus chromosome 5, X_couchianus-1.0, whole genome shotgun sequence genome includes a region encoding these proteins:
- the exosc9 gene encoding exosome complex component RRP45: MKDTPMSNCERDFILKAIEEKKRLDGRQTYDYRKIKITFGTDYGCCFVDLGQTRVMAQVSCELVVPKENRPNEGIMFFNLELSPMASPAFEQGRQSELSVKLNRQLERCLRNSKCIDTESLCVVSGEKVWQIRVDVHTLNNDGNLMDAASVAAIGALCHFRRPDVSIQGEEVTVYSPEERDPIPLSIYHMPISVSFAFFQQGTFLLVDPCEREERVMDGLLMIAMNKHREICSIQSSGGIMLLKEQVMRCSKIASVKVSEITELINKALLNDKTARKAGGRCGFAESMPQERITALKTDQTAVEMTDVSETASSIVQTAVAPPQTVPSPSVPVPGVGQVGEGLRNTWGLEEEEEEEEDVESCGGDSVEEVTKMDVEQHQEDKSRTVDVVEILDSDEEEEEVVILYPETTKKPKNTGSSSGQKGAGASRKQKKK, translated from the exons ATGAAGGACACACCGATGTCCAACTGTGAGCGGGACTTCATACTGAAGGCCATCGAGGAGAAAAAG CGCCTGGATGGGCGACAGACGTATGattacaggaaaataaaaatcacttttgggaCTGACTATGGATGCTGCTTTGTGGATCTGGGACAAACCAG GGTCATGGCCCAGGTGTCATGTGAACTGGTGGTGCCAAAGGAAAATCGTCCGAACGAAGGAATCATGTTCTTCAACCTGGAGCTGTCGCCGATGGCCTCCCCGGCTTTTGAGCAGGGAAG ACAGTCGGAGCTGTCGGTGAAGCTGAACAGACAGCTGGAGAGATGCCTGAGGAACTCCAAGTGCATTGATACAGAGTCCCTGTGTGTGGTGTCTGGAGAAAAG GTGTGGCAGATCAGAGTAGACGTCCACACGCTGAATAACGACGGGAACCTGATGGATGCCGCCAGCGTGGCCGCCATCGGCGCTCTGTGCCACTTCAGACGACCCGACGTCAGCATCCAGGGAGAGGAGGTCACGGTG tatAGTCCAGAGGAGAGAGACCCCATTCCTCTGAGTATCTACCACATGCCCATCAGCGTCAGCTTCGCCTTCTTCCAGCAGGG AACCTTCCTGCTGGTTGACCCGTGTGAGCGGGAGGAGCGAGTGATGGACGGCCTTCTGATGATCGCCAtgaacaaacacagagagatcTGCTCCATTCAGTCCAGCGGGGGCATCATGCTACTGAAAGAGCAG GTGATGAGATGCAGTAAAATAGCCAGCGTCAAGGTGTCTGAGATCACAGAGCTCATCAACAAAGCTCTGCTAAACGACAAGACTGCCAG GAAAGCAGGTGGGAGGTGTGGTTTTGCGGAGTCCATGCCACAGGAGCGAATCACAGCTCTGAAAACGGACCAGACAGCCGTGGAGATGACCGATGTCAGTGAAACAGCCAGTAGCATTGTCCAGACAGCCGTAGCCCCACCTCAAAC GGTGCCATCCCCATCGGTGCCAGTCCCAGGGGTCGGACAGGTAGGGGAGGGTCTGCGCAACACCTGGGGcctagaagaagaagaggaggaggaggaggatgtggaGAGCTGTGGAGGGGACAGTGTGGAGGAAGTGACAAAGATGGATGTGGAACAGCATCAAGAAGACAAGAGCAGAACAG tggatGTTGTGGAGATATTAGAtagtgatgaagaggaggaggaagtggtCATCCTTTATCCcgagacaacaaaaaaacctaa aaatacagGGTCCAGTTCTGGCCAGAAGGGGGCAGGAGCATccaggaaacagaagaaaaaatga
- the clgn gene encoding calmegin has product MKLGGGWVWRLLFLSSLAVAAMASSDEPSEADVLDGDGDMRLDEEEMQVLMADDDEEEEAMVTDEEQFDEDKDGDETSENDANVTFQVTYKTPVPTGDVYFAETFDDGSLDRWQPSKTTKEDADDEIAKYDGKWMVEPLKENKVPGDQGLVLKSRAKHHAIAAMLDKPFVFQDEPLVVQYEVNFQDGIDCGGAYIKLLSDSGSLSLEQFHDRTPYTIMFGPDKCGEDYKLHFIFRHKNPLNKDMEEKHAKRADVDLKKFYTDKKTHLYTLVLNPDNSYEMFIDQSSVSRGNLLYDMVPPVNPPKEIDDPNDSKPDDWDERAKIPDPEAVKPDDWDEDAPAKIEDPDALKPEGWLDDEPEFVSDPNAEKPEDWDEEMDGEWEAPQVPNPSCETAPGCGEWKRPMINNPQYKGKWKAPLIDNPNYQGVWKPRKMMNPEYFEDLQPFRMTPFKALGLELWSMTSDIYFDNFIITSHKEVADRWASDSWGLKKLVASANEPGIFSQLLMAAEERPWLWIIYILTVGLPVGLVVLFCWPKKPVDDYVYRRVDQPQSHIEEEEEEEEGGEADEEEKEAGAGEPAAAQDEGESQENNGQGDNQVGADNEEEEMEEEEEEEEEESEENKTPERTLEDEQKDGGDVAGESHKQAVRKRRVRKD; this is encoded by the exons ATGAAACTAGGTGGAGGCTGGGTGTGGCGGCTGCTGTTCCTGTCCTCGCTGGCCGTGGCGGCCATGGCGTCCAGCGACGAGCCTTCTGAGGCGGACGTTCTGGACGGCGATGGCGACATGCGCCTCGACGAGGAGGAAATGCAGGTTCTGATGGCGGACGatgacgaagaggaggaggcgaTGGTGACGGATGAAGAGCAGTTTGATGAGGATAAAGATGGAGATGAAACGTCTGAAAATGACGCCAATGTCACCTTCCAG GTAACATACAAGACTCCTGTTCCCACCGGAGATGTATACTTTGCAGAAACCTTTGACGATGGGTCACTGGACAG ATGGCAGCCATCAAAAACAACGAAGGAGGATGCAGATGATGAAATCGCCAAATATGATG GAAAGTGGATGGTGGAGCCGCTAAAGGAGAACAAGGTTCCCGGAGACCAAGGCCTGGTGCTCAAGTCCCGGGCCAAACACCACGCCATAGCAGCCATGCTGGACAAACCCTTTGTCTTCCAGGATGAACCTCTTGTTGTCCA gtATGAGGTGAATTTCCAAGATGGTATTGACTGTGGTGGAGCGTACATCAAGCTGCTGTCTGACTCTGGCAGCCTCAGTCTG GAACAGTTCCATGACCGTACACCTTACACCATCATGTTTGGCCCTGACAAATGCGGAGAAGACTACAAACTGCACTTCATCTTCCGCCACAAAAACCCCCTGAACAAAGACATGGAGGAGAAACATGCCAAGAGGGCGGACGTGGACCTGAAGAAGTTCTACACCGACAAGAAGACTCACCTCTACACTCTGG TCCTGAACCCAGACAACAGCTACGAGATGTTCATCGATCAGTCGAGCGTGAGCCGTGGCAACCTGCTGTACGACATGGTGCCTCCTGTCAACCCGCCAAAGGAGATCGACGATCCAAATGACTCCAAGCCGGACGACTGGGACGAGAGGGCCAAGATCCCTGACCCCGAGGCTGTGAAGCCTGATGACTG GGACGAGGATGCTCCTGCAAAGATTGAGGATCCTGACGCCTTGAAGCCAGAAGGATGGCTGGATGACGAGCCAGAGTTCGTTTCtgacccaaatgcagagaaacCAGAGGACTG GGACGAGGAGATGGACGGGGAGTGGGAGGCCCCGCAGGTTCCTAACCCATCCTGTGAGACGGCTCCTGGCTGTGGCGAGTGGAAGCGGCCAATGATCAACAACCCTCAGTATAAGGGCAAGTGGAAAGCCCCTCTGATTGACAACCCCAACTATCAG GGAGTCTGGAAGCCGCGCAAAATGATGAACCCAGAATATTTTGAGGACCTGCAGCCGTTCAGGATGACTCCGTTTAAGGCTTTGGGCCTGGAGCTGTGGTCCATGACCTCAGACATTTACTTCGACAACTTCATCATCACGTCTCACAAGGAGGTGGCTGACCGCTGGGCCTCAGACAGCTGGGGGCTGAAGAAACTGGTGGCCAGCGCCAACGAG CCAGGGATATTTTCTCAGCTGCTGATGGCAGCGGAGGAGAGACCCTGGCTTTGGATAATCTACATCCTGACAGTCGGTCTGCCCGTTGGACTGGTGGTGCTCTTCTGCTGGCCGAAG AAACCAGTAGACGACTACGTGTACAGACGGGTCGATCAACCGCAGTCTCACatagaagaggaagaagaggaggaagagggaggagaAGCAGATGAGGAAGAGAAGGAAGCTGGAGCTGGAGAACCAGCAGCAG cacaaGACGAAGGGGAGAGCCAGGAGAATAACGGACAGGGAGACAATCAAGTGGGGGCTGAtaatgaagaagaagagatggaggaggaagaggaagaagaagaagaagaatcggaggaaaacaaaactccaGAAAGAACATTAGAAGATGAG CAGAAAGATGGAGGTGACGTCGCTGGAGAAAGCCACAAACAAGCTGTCAGAAAGAGGAGGGTACGGAAAGACTGA
- the scoca gene encoding short coiled-coil protein A, producing the protein MNCDIDGDLENQVEMEEKTRLINQVLELQHTLEDLSARVDAVKEENLKLKSENQVLGQYIENLMSASSVFQTTDTKSKRK; encoded by the exons ATGAACTGCGACATAGATG GAGACCTGGAGAACCAGGTTGAGATGGAGGAGAAGACAAGGTTGATAAACCAGGTTTTGGAGCTGCAGCACACACTGGAAG ATCTGTCGGCTCGAGTCGACGCAGTCAAAGAGGAGAACCTGAAGTTGAAGTCGGAGAATCAGGTCCTCGGTCAGTACATCGAGAACCTCATGTCGGCCTCCAGCGTCTTCCAGACCACCGACACCAAGAGCAAGCGGAAGTGA